The genomic DNA cagagggaaaaaacGATGCTCAAGCTAACCACACCTCACCCTAATCGGCTGAAGTCAGCTGCAAGCGGGGAGCTGAACGGACGGGATCTTTGAACTGCTGATGTTCGTCGTGTCCAGCAGCCACGTTGCTAATTTTCCTGAGTTCTCCCTGAATTCCCCCTTCCTGAGCCTTTTGGCTGCTACTCCAACGGAGCAAAGTGCTCTGTGGAGATGCATTAGGTCGCAGAGTCCTGTCTGGGGCTGCGCTAAGTCGGACGCGGGGTGCGCCTAGCCCAGGAGCCCCTTTCACCCCGGGGCGGGGGCTCTGGGGGTGAACAGAAGGCACCCGGCGCGGGCAGGGTGCTCCCCCCGCGGAACAGCCTCTCGCCTCCTGCGTGACGAGCGGGACTGAGCCCTTTGGCCtgagccccccgccccgggggatGCGGCCCCCGCACGGCGGCCCCCgggggtccccccccccccccggcccggcggaCCCGGGCACAGCAGGCGACAGGGGGCGCCCCGCCACCGCTTTTAGCCGGCGGGACGGGCCCCTCCCGGCGGGGGCGCGGCCGCTCCCCTCGCTTTTGGGGGTCCCCCCTCCcggcgggggcagccccccgcGGGTCATGCCCCGACCACCCCCCCGATCCCCTAAATGCGGGCAGAAacgggctgggggggggggggggaggcgggctGCCGCTGTCGCGGCGGCTATCGCGATAGGAGCGTGCCCTCCCGGCGCCGGGGGGCGTTTTCGCTTGGCCGTGGCTGCGGAGGGTGCTGGAGCGCGGGGCTGAGGCCGGCGGGGGGTGTCGGGTCCCTCCCGGGCGGGGGGAAAGCCTGCTCTCCGCCGGCCGTGCGCCGGCAGCGGGAAAGTGCCGCCAGCCTCCGCCGGGCCatggtttggggctttttcccCCCGCTGGGGAGCGACACATACGGAAGTAAATAAATGAACGAAAAAATCGGCGGTTTCTGGGGCTGTTTTGAAGGGGGGCGGGGATCGGCGGGGATCCGTGACACGGGCAGAGCCGAAGCCCCGGCGCGGTGCAGGCGGCCGGGGCCgtgcgcggggggggggcaggcagggctgctgccgGGGGGGGCAtggccccggcccggggggcgTGTGGAGGTGGAGGGAAGCCCCCCGCGCCCTCCTGCCGGGAGGGGCCCGCGCTCGGTCCCCCTCCGCCGGCGGGACCCCGCCGGGAGCCGACGTGCCCGCAGCGCCGAtggggcgggcggcggagcCGGGCGGGTTTCGGAGCCGGCTGATTTCTGTCGTCCGTCTGTCcgtccttccttcctcctttcccccctcccaggcTGCCGGGCGCCTCGGCAGCGGGAGCGGCGGCGCTGCCCCGACGGCGCCCACCGGGCCCCCgcagcgcccggcccggcgccggGGGAGCCCCCGGGCCCCGACGGGCGCTTCtcccgcgccgcccccccccccgccctccctgTTTGTTTTAGTTACCGATTTGTTGTAGGTACCTGAGCCGGAGCCCGGGAAGAGCCGGAGCGGCGGCTGCCGCGCCCGCCGACGGGGCAGAGCCGCGGCacggccgggcgggcggcggcctgagcccggggccgggggctccgCCGAGCCGCCGCGGGGAGCAAAGgtgcgtggggctgggctgggagctgcccccgcggggctgcggggggggcacagctcccggcggggctgcgggggggagGTCGGCTCCCGTcggggctgcccggggcgggggggtgtgaTGGAAATGGGCTCCCACGGGATCCCCCTGCAAAGTCGGGGGGGAAGCCGGGtacggggggcggggggggcgtccCGGCGccccggggtgctgccgggCCCCCCGTGCTCGGCGGCGGGGTGCGGATAGGTGCGCGGGGGGCCGCGGAGGAGCCGCTCCCGCCTAGGTGTGAGCTGATTATTCAAATGGGCAGCCGAGGACCTGGGGATTGGAGGCTCGCCCGGCCGCTCCGTGCTATATCTTTCGAGCACGCATGTCACTGCAGCacttgtcctcctcctcctcttcttcctccctcctccctcctcctcctccggctcCTCCATCGCCTCCGGGCGACTCTTCGCCGCGAAGCACTGCGAAAACCCACCCAAGGAGCAGcagcgaaaaaaaaaaaaccccagccccagcgccgctccgttcccccccccccttcctccctccctcctcttcctcctcctccagaggCTCCGAcggaggggagggagggctggggactttttttttttttttttttttttttttttttgggttgcTCTCTGTCGTCGTTTGTTGTGGCTGTTAAATTTTAAACTGCCATGCACTCCACTTCCAGTATGCTGGGAGCGGTGAAAATGGAAGGCCATGAGCACACGGACTGGAGCAACTACTACGGGGAGCCCGAGGTAAGGAGGGGGGCCGGGGctccgccgccccccgccccggcccgccccggccccggccggggTCCCCCCGCCGTGCCAGCCCCGGGAGAAGGCGAACTGGGGCGCCCGGTGCCGGCTCGGGGCTCCCCGCTGGCTGcgctgcgggcagggctgcgccGGGCGCGGGCAGGGGCGCGGCGGAGCGCGGGGGCAGCGCGGgtggggggcccggggggcgcgGGCAGCGGGCTGCTGCCGGGCGGCGGCTCGCTCTTTTTTCCGTCCCCCCCCAGGTATTTTTCTGGCTGCGGGCAGGGAtgtcccttcccctgcctccagcTCCGCTTTCCAGGACGGGTCCGCCGACCTCGCTGCCGTCCCGTCtcttttttaatagatatatatttgttttcattaacgAGAAAAACAAGCCCCCCGCCCGGGATTTAACCCTTCCCGCCCCGCGGGCGCGGAGCCCCGGGGCTGCGGAGGCTCTCGCCGGCGGCGGCGAtccgggctgggctgggggtgtccccccccggctccccgctcGCCGGGCTGCCGCGTCCCCGACGGGGCTACCCCCTTGCctcctccccgtccccccccccccaatctccctcctctctctcgCTTGCCCCTGCAGAGCTATTCCTCGGTGACCAACATGAACGCGGGGCTGGGCATGAACAGCATGAACACGTACATGACCATGTCGGCCATGAGCACCACGGCCAACATGACGGCTGCCACCTCCATGAACATGTCCTACGCCAACACGGGCATGAGCCCCTCGCTCACCGGCATGTCCCCGGGCGCGGGGGCCATGCCCGGCATGGGCTCGGCCGGCGTGGCGGGGATGGGCGCTCACCTGAGCCCCAGCATGAGCCCCATGACGGGGGCCATGCCCGGCATGGGCTCGGCCGGCGTGGCGGGGATGGGCGCTCACACTGAGCCCCAGCATGAGCCCCATGGGGGGGCCAAGCGGGCTCCATGAACGCCCTGACCCCCCTACACCAACATGAACTCCATGAGCCCCATCTACGGGCAATCCAACCTCAACCGCTCGCGGGACCCCAAGACCTAACCGGCGGAGCTACACGCACGCCAAGCCGCCCATACTCCTACATCTCCCTCATCACCATGGCCATCCAGCAGTCGCCCAACAAGATGCTGACGCTGAGCGAGATCTACCAGTGGATCATGGACCTCTTCCCCTTCTACCGCCAGAACCAGCAGCGCTGGCAGAACAGCATCCGCCACTCGCTCTCCTTCAACGACTGCTTCCTCAAGGTGCCCCCGCTCCCCGGACAAGCCGGGCAAAGGCTCCTTCTGGACGCTTGCACCCCGATTCGGGCAACATGTTTGAGAACGGCTGCTACCTGCGCCGCCAGAAGCGCTTCAAGTGCGAGAAGCAGCTGGCCGCCAAGGAcagcggcggcgggagcgggcggtcggggcgggcggcgggggcaaGAAGGGGCCCGGGCagccccccagccagcccctggGGGAGTGGCAAGCTCCTCGGGGGGCTCCGAGGGCTCGGACCGGTGCCGAGTCCCCCGGCCAGCGCCTCGCCGTGCCAGGACCACAAGCGCGCCCTGGCCGACCTGAAGGGCAcgccggggctgagccccgggGAGCCGGcggccctccccagcccagcaccatcCTGGCCCCCCCCGCACGCCGGCCTGCCCCACGACGCCCACACCTCAAGCCCGAGCACCACTACGCCCTTCAACCACCCCTTCTCCATCAACAACCTGATGTCCTCCTCggagcagcagcaccaccaccctcaccaccaccactccaccaccaccaccacaaaatGGACTCTGAAGGCCTACGAGCAGGTGATGCACTACTCGGGCTACGCCTCGCCCATAGCCCGGCAGCCTGGCCATGGGGCCCGTAACGAACAAAACCGGCTTAGAGTCCTCCCCTTTAGCCGGAGAGACTTCTTACTACCAAGGTGTGTATTCCCGGCCCATCATGAACTCCTCCTAAAAGGGGCGAGGGGAGACCCTCCCCGGGCGAGGGGGGAaagccccccggcccccgctaGCCCCCTAGCAGAGCGATGGACTATGAACGCTGTCGAGCACggtacatatatacatatatatatatctatttttttttttttccgttgGCTCCAGATGTTTGCATCCGTTCGGGAAACAGCAGCCGTGTGTCTCGCAAGCATCTCGGCCCGCGCCAAGGGGCAGGCGTGTTGGTcatccccgccccccccggcgcAAAGCCACCCGTGCACGGGGGGGCTGCGATTCCCTTGGTTTTGCCTTGcggggtggtttgttttgtgtggGGAGGGGCGGGTTGGGGGCGAGGGGacggggagaggaggggggtTTCTGTtgggcttattttttttttttcgttgtCGTCGTCGCAAGGAGGTataaatatatctatttttttgtgtggaagtgacgggggaaaaaaaactcacaaacaaaacaaaaccctcctTCAGTGTGAAACCCATGCTAGTTTTGAATCCGAGGACCAAAAGTCTTGTAACGTtgtaaaaaggggaaaagaggggtggggggggggaagagaaaaaaaaaaaatactacggaaaaaaaaattaaaaataaaaaaaaaaaaagtcaggataGATCGTTGTAATTGAAACAAACGCTTGATGTTACCGGGAGAGTAAAACTACTTGGATCTGATTAATTTATCGTTTCTGTATGCTTTATTTATGGCTTATAAATGTGTATTCTGGTAGCGACTAGCCAGATTTTCACAGAACTATATTAAAGTGTTTTCGGCGGTTTTCCTCCCCCTGCATCTCTGTtccgccgggccccgccgctgcccccggccgTGCCGCCCCGACGGCTGCGGTGCCGGCCCGCAGCTCCCCCGCCCGTTCCCCCCGGAGGGGCTCGGCCCGGTGCGGAGccagcccggggggggcggAGAGGGGCGGCCCGGGGGTCGGCAGCCGCTGTGCCCCCCGCAGAGCCCGGGGGTCGGGGACCCCCTTTCCCTCGGGGGAGCGAAGCCCCCGCCCCCGGCGCCCCGGACGGAGCAGCGCGGCCGGCCggacccccggccccgccagcACCGGGCAGGGTTAaccggggggggccggggctcggAGGGGCCagcgcagccctgccctccccgggcgggccgggggctcTCCCCGCTGCCTCCGCGGGGGGATAAACCGGCGGCGAAAAAGCGGAGGGCTCTTGATTTTGCCTTTgacccccccccggccgccccgaGCCTCACGCCCggccccggagccccccggcCGCCCCACCGACACCCCCGGGCAGCCCGGCCGGGCTCGGTTTCATTTATTTCCCCCGCCGTAAATACCCTGCCCGTCTTCCCGACCACTTGTTGTTTTTCCCACGCGTTTACGGCAGTCGTAGATGTTGCTTTCCGAAATAACATTCAAATCCTTCTTAAAATTCCGCATTGTCCGCgggaagagaaaaggggaaaggggcggggggggggggagaggggaaaaaaaaaaaaccctcccaaaaacaaaacagggatCCAGCCAGAAATCTGTCCGTCTCTATACGGCAAGGACACACACGTTGTCAACCAAGGCATGCAATGTGTGTCATTAGCACATAAAAGGCTCCCGCGGGGAAGGAGCACGGGCGCGGGGGTGCCGCGGGTtcggggagcggggcggcgggacTGCGCGGccgctgccccgctccggccccgggcccggcccggcggggccgtttggctgcccgctcccccagcaggtcccccccccgcctttttttttatttttttttttattttccccttcctctggcCCGGTTCACGCCGAAACGCAAGGACGGGgagtggagggagagggggcaaagagggggagaaaaatccCCCGCGCCAGACGTTATTTCTTGTCCTTTACACCCCCGGcatcttcccccccccccgcgcaaGCCGCCCGCCCCCCAGCCGCACTGCCAGTGCATCCTGCTCCTGCCGGTTTAAGCAACCGTGATCTGTGAATAAACAAAgtcagtaaacaaaaaaaaaaaaaaaaggggggggggggggaatctaGATCCAAATTCCAGGAGGGTAAACTTTCAACACCACGTCATACTTCAGCAAATTTACACAGATATTATATTGcgtcccttccctttccccccccagctCTCCTTTTGAGCCATTGTGCTTAACTGAATTTTATAAAGCTGATCGATATCTTggtaaaatattcatttttaaactAGCGGGCAGCGAAATCTTTGCTTTGTGCTAAAGTCAACAGTAGCACCGTTTCAGCTCCAATAAATGCAGGGATGGCTCCAGCTCCCGCAGAGCGGGCCGCCGGCCGGGGCGCAGGTAGGTGACACCCGCCGCTCCCTCCGGCTTCTCCCTCcgtccccgctccccgccgccggcgcctcTCCCGCCCCTCGCCGCCTCCTCTTCCTCCGCtcgccccggggccggggggggggcgcgggggggcggcccggccggggcgcgggggggggggggggcggctgctctTGGGGGGGTCCCGACCCCACCGGCTCCGCGCCGCGGGGGCCGTTGCGGCAGAGAGAagcgcggcgccgggcgggtggggggggggggggggagaaggagagggggCGCCCGgtgggggcgcgggggggggcaACCGAGCAGGAGCGGGGTGCGGCGGGGACCGGCCCCGGCCCGGAGCGCCCGTTCCGGCCCGTTTCGGGCCCGGAGCCCCCCGCTGAGGGGGGGGAGTCGTTGTGGCTCGGCCGGCGGAGGCCGGGAGAGGGACGGGGCCGTGCGGGACCGGGCTCCCGCCCTTCTCCCCGCGCCCCCCGAGGGCGGCCGCTTGGTTTTTCCACGTCttgttatttttggttttgccttttattccccccctctctccccccctcgTTGTCCTCCCCGGCCACTCTTTTGTTCCGAGCTGGGAGCGCCACCACGCCGTGTCCGCCCCGCGGAGGGGCATTTCTCCCGTGTCCGTGACACCGGGAAAgcgccgctgccgctgcccggtgccggtgcccggTGCGGGCGGGCAGGGCACGGCCGGGCTGCCCGCACCCCGCGTGGGCAAAAAAAACGGGGGGGGGGCGAAATTTCCCCACCCACCCGTATTTCCCCGATACCGGGGAAAACGGGAGCTTCGGCGGCGACGGCGGCCCTTCCCGAGGCTGGGCCGCTCTGCGCGCCCGCACCGGGCCACGGACACGAGTGGCATCGCCCACGCGGGGaaggagcggggcggcggcccgCGGGATGCTTCCCCGCGGGGGCTGTagggcccggggcgggggggcggaaCGTGAGCCCCGGGGACCggctccccgctcccgccgccggggcgggccgcGGTAGCCGGGCCCGGGGAGGCTGAGGACAGGAGCGGGGGATAGTGCGGGCGTCGTGCGCGCGCGTGTCCGCGGCCCCCGCGTGCTGTGGCAGGTGACAATCTCCCCCGGCGAGCGGGGCCGCGCGCGGCGGCTAATGGGCCCTCAAATAATTCATAACAGCCCGGCCGCTCGTTAATGCAGCTCTCCGCGCCCCGCCAATTACTTCTCATTAAACGCCTGTCGCCCGCGCGGGGGAGGGCGACGCGAGTGGGGcagggcccggccccggccccgcggcacCCCGGAGCATCCCTCCCCGGCCCGAGCGGGACGGGCGGAGCGCCTCAGCCCCGCGCCACCCCGCCCAGCAGCCCGCAGCGGCGCGCCgggcggccccccccccgctccccggtGCGCCGGTgcctgcggggggggggggggggggggggcacccgccctccctgcccgccgcccccccgcctgGCTTTTTCCCGGCTCCTGCCCGCCGagcaccccccggcccccctcccggcccccccgtgtccccgcgggccgggccggcggtTCCCCGGCTGGCCCGCGGGCGGAGCGCTGGGCTCCGCGCCGGGCCCCCGGTTCCCCCCCAAGCCGGGCTGTACGtggcgggcggggagcggctgGCCTCCCGACggctgcgggcggggggggcccgggctGGGCCCACTCCGCGGCCCCCGCAGCCGCCGGCCCGAGCCCCCCGCAGCAGCCCCGCTCTCCGGCCGCTCCCCTCACCTGCGGTGCTTCCATTTTTTGTCCCCCGGCTTTCCCTTccgcgggggcgcggggacggggtggggtggggaaaggCACCGCTTTTTAGTTCGTTCGTTGCCCCTAATGACATGCAGCGACGGCTCAAAAAGACATCAAAGCACAAAGAAGATGGCACAGCCGGCAGCCGGCCGGCGGAGCCCCCGCCGCAAAAGCGGGGCTCGCTGCCCGcgccccccagcccggccccggcagcggcgggggccGCAGCCGCCGGctctgcccgccccgcccgcgcccgccggcCGGCGCGGCGGCAGGAGCGCGTTTATTGGTGATTtaaccccccccagcccagcaccggACAGCTCGGGGGTGAGATGAGTCTAATTATTGCCGGTTCTAAAAAGAGCTGGAACACCCAAGTAGGGCTTAACTCGTCTCCTGGGAAACTGATGGGGACCTATTTTACAAGCTGTAATTTCTTAGCTTTAGACTATTGCAGGCTAAAAGGCGGTTCACACTATCCTCTTTCTTCTAGAAATAGTCCTAATCCTGTATTTCGGGCCGGTAAAGTCCGCTTCTGCTCCGCGCTAGGTTAATCCAGAAACCACATAAAACCAGGTAGGGAAGAGGAtggaagaggggaggaggaaaaaaaaaaaaaaaaggtgcaaagTTTGTTACCTCTGCCCTGCCTAACCTTCAAAAGAGTCAATATTAAAGGAGGATGCGGACTCTGCCGGCTCCTTATTTACGGGCCGGCCCCGTCGCCAGCGGAGCTCCCAGCGGGCGCCGGCGGGTTTCGGGCGCGAGGAGCTGAGCTTCGcggttatttttttctccctcttcgCTGCGGTGGTTTTTCAGGCTCGGGCTCCCACGGCGGCCAGCGAAATAGTTCTCCTTTCCCGACGGAGCCGGGGGAGGGCGGCCGGGGGGAGAGGTGAATTTGGtaggtggttatttttattggggaaaaacaaaaaaagaccaaaaaaaaaaagagagaaaaaaatgaaaagggaagggggaaagccCCAGCCCCAACGCCGAGCCCGCTCGCAGCCGGGAGCCCGCACGCcgggcttggggttttttcccccggTCACCCTCCAAGCAGCGCTGGTGTCCCGCgggctgctgtccccaggggcGCCGGCTCCGCGGCCCCCCCGCAGCCCGCGGCTCGGCTCTGCGCAGGCGAGCGGAGGCCGTtctggcggggccggggccggggccggggccgccaCCCGGCCGCGCTcccggggcggtgcggggggCGATgcccgggcagggccgggggcgCGAATCGCGCCCGTGAGGGACGGGGAAAGGCGGCATCGGGCCCGGGACGCCGTTTTGGGCGGGTGTGAACGGGTGGGGAGACggaggggagggatggagggatcCGCGTCGGGAGGGCTGGAGGgacggagggatggagggatgcagggatgcagggatggagggagggatgcagggatcCGTGTcgggagggatggaggaagggCTGAAGGACGGAGAGAtacagggatggagggatgcagggctggagagatggagggatgtggggatggagggatgcaggggtGAAGGGACAGCGAGACGGAGGGATGGAGGACTGGAGGGATGTAGGGATGCGGGGATGGAGGGGATGCAGGTATGGAGGGCTGGAGGGCTGGAAGAGCTGGAGGGAtgtggggatgtggggatggagggatgcagggatgcagggatggagggatgcagggacgGAGGGATGAAGGGACAGCGGGATGGAGGgctggagggctgggagggatgtggggatggagggatgcaggatgcAGGGACGGAGGGATGCAGGGACGGAGGGATGAAGGGACAGCGGGATGGAGGGCTGGAGGGATGTAGGGATGTGGGGATGGAGGGCTGGAGGGatgtggggatggagggatgcagggacgGAAGGATGGCGGGATGGATGCAGGGCTGGGTGTAGGGCTGGGTGGATGGGTAGATGCACAGAGGCAGGGATGGATGGATAAGTGGGCGGATGGAAGGGTGGGTGGTTAACGGCGGGACGGACGGAAAGACGGGCAGCGGTCTGCTCAAGCCGCTGCTGCCCGCAGGGCCCGGCGCCCCCAGGCCGCAGGGCTCCGGGGAGGGCGCGGCCGAGCCTGGCAGCGGCACCGggccgggcaggcggcggggcgggcgcggggctcggccgccggcggggcagcggctcgggcggcgcggcgccggcgggggggccgggggcggcggctCCGCCGGGCCGTTATGTTTGCAGGTGCAGCCGGGCGTGAAATTgcatgtaaaaagaaaaaaaaaaaagaaataaaaaaaagaaaaagtttttaaaaaacgcAAATGCCGCGGAGGCGGctcctcggggggggggggcgggcgggggccctGCTCTCACCCCCCGCGCGGAGCGGGGGTCGCTGGCGGCCGCGGGTGCGCTGGGGTGCGGGGCAGCGGCCCGCGGAANNNNNNNNNNNNNNNNNNNNNNNNNNNNNNNNNNNNNNNNNNNNNNNNNNNNNNNNNNNNNNNNNNNNNNNNNNNNNNNNNNNNNNNNNNNNNNNNNNNNNNNNNNNNNNNNNNNNNNNNNNNNNNNNNNNNNNNNNNNNNNNNNNNNNNNNNNNNNNNNNNNNNNNNNNNNNNNNNNNNNNNNNNNNNNNNNNNNNNNNTTACTTGTACGCGATACCTGTGTCACGCTCCAGTAATTCCTGACGGGAATGGGCAGAAGCGTTATCCTGGCCTGGAGGAAGCTTCAGAAGGTGCTTTGCCGGGATGGATCCTTCTAGGCTTCaaggaagtgggaaaaaaatcataacagCACCTTGAGAAAGTTGAGGAGTGAATGAATTTGTGGAGCGCTCTGAGGGATGCACGTTGGTGCTGTGCTAAGAGCGAGCTCGGGAAGGGCTTTGGAGAGGAGAACGAAGTCCGACGGCAAAAAATACCCCAAAGTGATGGTTAAACCCTTTCTTATGCCAAAGCTCTTCCACTGTGCCCCACCCTGGAGCTCCCCCCCTTTCCTCCGCACCATTGTACATGGCGTGGGTATTTCTATCCCTAGTGTCCCATGGGAAGGGATGGATGTGTGGACGCGTGGACCCATTTTCTTCGCGAGAGGTTTGCAGCGGCGTAGCTGCCTGCGCGGGGCTGTGCATCGCTCCCGAGCTGATGCCTGGGATACGGGGGGGACAAGCCCAGCGGCCCCGGGGGGAGGCAGCGGGGTGGGGGCAGAAGGTGAGGCTCGTTTCAAAAGGGGTTGCCAGGACTTTCTGTTACCCCCCGGGGCCCATCCGAGACATCATTAGCAAACTAATAAAATAGCTGCAGATGTTGAGCCAACGGCAGAGCATGTTTCTTGGGAGCATCCCGAGAAACTCTTTGGTTTGGAAAGTCATCAGC from Gavia stellata isolate bGavSte3 chromosome 23, bGavSte3.hap2, whole genome shotgun sequence includes the following:
- the FOXA2 gene encoding LOW QUALITY PROTEIN: hepatocyte nuclear factor 3-beta (The sequence of the model RefSeq protein was modified relative to this genomic sequence to represent the inferred CDS: deleted 5 bases in 5 codons), with product MHSTSSMLGAVKMEGHEHTDWSNYYGEPESYSSVTNMNAGLGMNSMNTYMTMSAMSTTANMTAATSMNMSYANTGMSPSLTGMSPGAGAMPGMGSAGVAGMGAHLSPSMSPMTGAMPGMAPYTNMNSMSPIYGQSNLNRSRDPKTNRRSYTHAKPPYSYISLITMAIQQSPNKMLTLSEIYQWIMDLFPFYRQNQQRWQNSIRHSLSFNDCFLKVPRSPDKPGKGSFWTLHPDSGNMFENGCYLRRQKRFKCEKQLAAKDSGGGSGRSGRAAGARRGPGSPPASPWGSGKLLGGLRGLGPVPSPPASASPCQDHKRALADLKGTPGLSPGEPAALPSPAPSWPPPHAGLPHDAHTSSPSTTTPFNHPFSINNLMSSSEQQHHHPHHHHSTTTTTKWTLKAYEQVMHYSGYASPIPGSLAMGPVTNKTGLESSPLAGETSYYQGVYSRPIMNSS